In Leishmania donovani BPK282A1 complete genome, chromosome 22, one genomic interval encodes:
- a CDS encoding DNA primase small subunit, putative, with amino-acid sequence MQAINENSLREFYAHVYPVELITQWLSYRLSQPRLSAGSSVARVKGEQTAVSGEESKDGVLHALGMKAEPCNAVGAASGADDDKEWLDGKGAAAAEGYLARREFCFTLIGDIFTRFRSYRSAEELRAELVRCFPEKIDVGAVYNIRPNQKQGLANVFPVERELVFDIDMSDYDNVRSCCSGKSICSYCWAWMSCAAHVLHTLLRDDFGFKYILPVFSGRRGIHLWVCDRRARRMTNDERTALVGYLTVVAPKTLRSTIVADLANHRLIHPTIRHVLRTQLDRAFTALFVASSSDNPNNIQHHPKAAYIVHDATSAVLKLGRRDALNRFQQHVHFQQGNVLDWATYLRALGSEQEATDILHAVQLLLMYPRLDEHVSTRRDHLLKLPFCVHPGTASLCCPLEWEEVDGFNPTEDAPKLHEMLLSHSLDVRWTLPLERMLKAMRTDEDENSS; translated from the coding sequence ATGCAGGCCATCAACGAAAACTCGTTGCGCGAGTTTTATGCGCACGTCTACCCCGTTGAGCTTATCACCCAATGGTTATCGTACCGGCTCAGCCAGCCACGTCTTTCTGCGGGCTCTTCCGTGGCGAGGGTGAAAGGTGAGCAGACGGCGGTGTCCGGAGAGGAGAGTAAGGACGGGGTACTCCATGCGCTCGGCATGAAGGCGGAGCCGTGCAATGCCGTGGGTGCTGCCTCAGGCGCTGATGATGACAAGGAGTGGCTGGATGGGAagggggctgctgccgcggaggGCTATCTGGCACGCCGCGAGTTCTGCTTCACCCTCATCGGCGACATCTTTACACGTTTTCGGAGCTACCGAAGtgccgaggagctgcgcgccgagCTGGTGCGCTGCTTTCCAGAGAAAATCGACGTGGGCGCCGTGTACAACATCCGACCAAACCAGAAGCAAGGCCTCGCGAACGTCTTCCCGGTGGAGCGGGAGCTCGTGTTCGACATAGACATGTCAGACTACGACAATGTGCGGTCCTGCTGCTCTGGCAAGAGCATCTGCTCCTACTGCTGGGCGTGGATgtcgtgcgcggcgcacgtgctgcaCACCTTGCTGCGCGACGACTTTGGCTTCAAGTACATCCTGCCCGTGTTCTCGGGTCGGCGCGGTATTCACTTGTGGGTGTGCGACCGGCGTGCCAGGCGCATGACAAACGATGAGCGAACGGCGTTGGTCGGGTATTTGACTGTCGTCGCACCCAAGACACTCCGCAGCACCATCGTGGCCGATCTGGCGAACCACCGCCTCATCCACCCAACAATCCGCCACGTGTTGCGCACACAGCTCGACCGCGCCTTCACTGCGCTTTTCGTAGCGTCCTCGAGCGACAACCCCAACAACATTCAGCATCATCCCAAGGCTGCCTACATCGTGCATGACGCTACATCGGCTGTGCTGAAGCTCGGCCGTCGCGACGCCTTGAACCGGTTCCAGCAGCACGTGCACTTCCAGCAAGGCAACGTGCTGGACTGGGCAACCTACCTGCGCGCCCTCGGCTCGGAACAGGAGGCCACAGATATTTTGCACGCCGTGCAGCTTCTTCTCATGTATCCGCGCCTTGACGAGCACGTGAGTACGCGGCGTGATCACCTGCTGAAGCTTCCCTTTTGCGTGCATCCCGGCACGGCCTCCTTGTGCTGCCCACTCGAGTGGGAAGAGGTGGATGGGTTCAACCCAACAGAGGACGCGCCGAAGCTGCACGAAATGCTTCTCAGCCACAGCCTGGATGTTCGGTGGACGCTGCCGCTAGAGCGCATGCTGAAGGCCATGCGCACAGACGAAGACGAGAACTCCTCGTGA
- a CDS encoding 40S ribosomal protein S15, putative yields the protein MNRHVDRRPPVLLKRLREAKKHVKVGEKPKAVKTHLRDVVITPEMVGSVVAIYNGHQFNAVEIKGEMIGHYLGEFSMSYRPVLHGRPGVGATHSSRFIPIK from the coding sequence ATGAACCGCCATGTGGACCGCCGCCCGCCcgtgctgctgaagcgcctGCGCGAGGCGAAGAAGCACGTGAAGGTTGGCGAGAAGCCGAAGGCTGTAAAGACGCACCTGCGCGACGTGGTGATCACACCGGAGATGGTGGGGTCCGTGGTGGCGATCTACAACGGCCACCAGTTCAACGCTGTGGAGATCAAGGGTGAGATGATCGGTCACTACCTCGGCGAGTTCTCGATGAGCTACCGCCCGGTGCTGCACGGTCGCCCTGGCGTGGGTGCCACGCACTCCTCCCGCTTCATCCCGATCAAGTAG
- a CDS encoding 40S ribosomal protein S15, putative produces MASNITAERYEQLKKERTFHKFTYRGLEIDPLLALSEEEFRALVHARARRNMNRHVDRRPPV; encoded by the coding sequence ATGGCGTCCAACATCACCGCTGAGCGCTACGAGCAGCTCAAGAAGGAGCGCACGTTCCACAAGTTCACGTACCGTGGGCTTGAGATCGACCCCCTGCTTGCGCTGAGCGAGGAGGAATTCAGGGCGCtggtgcacgcgcgtgcgcgccgcaacATGAACCGCCATGTGGACCGCCGCCCGCCCGTG